A genomic segment from Nocardiopsis sp. Huas11 encodes:
- a CDS encoding DUF1850 domain-containing protein has translation MPRVCGVIAAAALGALLLPVWPVLRVSDEGSTIGYLPLSEGERFTITYVHSIDHLPIEEDLVLRDGRLVAETTRIRQFGAGMGQIPGEGTGYADGEWWVIDDLGRDVGTELALRVGSPSVDHRLVADGTEVRLSPCLAAHRVTLDPARAATLPLLISGAPNPRC, from the coding sequence GTGCCCCGGGTCTGCGGCGTCATCGCCGCCGCGGCCCTGGGCGCCCTGCTCCTACCGGTGTGGCCCGTGCTCCGGGTGAGCGACGAGGGCTCCACCATCGGCTACCTGCCGCTGTCCGAGGGAGAGCGGTTCACCATCACCTACGTGCACTCCATCGACCACCTGCCGATCGAGGAGGACCTCGTCCTCCGCGACGGCCGCCTGGTGGCCGAGACCACGCGCATCCGCCAGTTCGGCGCCGGCATGGGACAGATCCCCGGGGAGGGCACCGGCTACGCCGACGGTGAGTGGTGGGTCATCGACGACCTGGGCCGCGACGTCGGCACGGAGCTGGCCCTGCGCGTGGGGTCGCCGAGCGTCGACCACCGCCTCGTGGCGGACGGCACCGAGGTCCGGCTCTCCCCGTGCCTGGCCGCCCATCGGGTCACCCTGGACCCCGCTCGGGCGGCGACCCTGCCCCTGCTGATCAGCGGTGCCCCGAACCCCCGGTGCTGA